In the Anomalospiza imberbis isolate Cuckoo-Finch-1a 21T00152 chromosome 3, ASM3175350v1, whole genome shotgun sequence genome, cagctctctgctgctggTAAAGGTGCAGCATTGGAGCCAGCTCAGGTTGTTGAAGTGTCACTCATTATCCTGAGATCTCCTCTTCTTGACTAAATCCATGCTGTTTAAGTGGATGGACTACCATGAACATCACTACTGTGTATGTGAAAGCCTATACTCAGTTCACTGATACATTTTCAAAATCAAGACTGACATTGTTCTCCTGGGGGAGAGACATTGATGATGATAACACAGTTGAAAATGGCTTTGACTACTGGACAGGCGTGAGAACTACAAAGTGTACAGCCTGCAAGAACCTGATGATTAAGATCATTGCCATAGTTGTGTGATTCATGTCTTTAAATATATTCCCTCAACCTGATTATTAGGTGCTTTAAATTGCTAGTTTATTGGCTCTTGAAGAGCCTATGTTTCATATTTCCAAAAAGCAGCTATGCtttcaaaaaacagaaaaccagTTTTTTCATGGCCTCTTATTATATCTAGTTCTCTCTTTATGGCCTTCAGGGGTATTGTCTAAATCGCTCCCTCAGAATGGCACAGAAGTCCTTAATAAGCCAGTTCTGTTACTGAGTATTTCCTCACAATATTGTATGTTTTGCTTTGAAGTGACACAGCAAGCATTGTGTCAGCAGTGGAAAAACATTGCTTACAATTTTAGTAGAGTTTAATGCCTCATTTCAAATCACACTCTATGAAACGAGTATGACTTGGGCAAATGTAAAAAGCTCATTTCTGCCTTCTGGAAATCTTGTTGATTGTcacttacttaaaaaaaaagttgtttacTGCTAAGTTATAGCAGTTTGAGTGTCTTGATTATGCTATTTGCACAGGAAAGTATTTGCCTGTAACCaagaatattttcttgttttgaatTGAGGTGAGAGAGAAGAACTTAATTTGACTGCTAATCGCCTGATGGGCCGAACCCTCACTGTGGAGGTTTCCGTAGAAACCATCCGCAACGCGCAGCAGCAGGAATCCCTTCTGCACGCCACCAAGATGATTGATGAGATCGTCAATAAACTCCTCGATGATTTGGAAGACGCCAAAATGCGCTTAATGTCACTTTACGGTGCGTGCACGTCCGACGTGCCAGCAGGACCCATCGATCAGAAATTTCAGTCTGTGGTCATCGGATGTGCCATTGAGGatcagaagaaaatcaaaaggcGCCTAGAGACTCTGCTCAGAAACTTGGAAAATTCTGAAAAGTCCATCACATTGCTGGAGCATCAGAAATCATCTGTTCGGCAGTCTTGCAACAGCAAACAGGATTAATGTATCCTCCTGGCTACTTCTGGCATACCACAGGATGAGCAAGTGCCCATAAAAAGCACACAGAAGCCAAGAAAAAATTCTCTGTACGAGCACACACGTATCTACACATCCACACACACCAAAATATCTTTGATTGCGAGGTGCAAGCATTTAATGGGTTTTGGTAGCATTGGCATTTTCTTTTGGCAGTAAGGAATGCTATCAGTTCTTCTGTAGTCAGTGCTGCTCTATTGCAAACTGTAATTGTGCTTCTGCTGAACTGACAGAAACTGAAAATCTAACCTTTCCTCCATTCTCCTGGGTTTTTTAAGCTAAAGTTATTTTGTCCTATCATGagatttcagcttttctctCCTGTATATGTAGTGCGTGAACCAGACTTTTGGGGACAAAAGACAAATTATGGCAATAAATCAAAAGAATTAATAAACTGTTTATGGTATTTTCATAAACAACACAGTGTCCTACTCATTACTATTTATAATTTTGCactttttgaatattttgaatAAACTGATCACAATACTTTTCTAGAGATAGACAGCTACCTCCAGTTTGTAACGAAGAGAAAAGCAACATATGTATCCCAGGGATCACTAGCTAGGCTAGAAATTACCTGACTCTCAAAATCCCCATGCCTGGTGAACCATTCTGCTCCCACAAGCTCATTTGAGATTgctgtgtgttttttaaaagataatacAAAGGGGAATTGTACATCAACTACTACTCCACTTTTTCATCATCTCTGAAGCCACAGAGCAAAACATTTTGACTTCTCACCAGGCAAACACTGTATTTGTGTCTTGGGTAGGATGGTACTTTGTACATCCAGCATTACTCACCTCTTTGTGCGAGTAGTTTTTGGTTTATCTTCCACTCTCTCACCCACAGTAACTGCTGCACCTCGTCACTGAGCTCTGTGGCTGTGGGTCAAAAGTTGCAGATTTTAGGGTGTGCCTGGAATTTTGTCACCCCCTGGAGCCTGCCCAGTCTTGCAGTACTTCACCCAAGGGTGGCTGTGCCCTGAGAGGAGCAGGGTGCTCTCTGGCTCAGCCATTAGCCTGCTGAACTTGCCTCAGGTTAAAGCTCAGCTGAAGGGAGCCTAAAGTGTCTGAGTGATGCCACCCACCACAGCTGCCTTGGTGGCAGTGCCTAGGGTGTTACA is a window encoding:
- the BAG2 gene encoding BAG family molecular chaperone regulator 2 isoform X2; its protein translation is MWKQKHSLVHLFLRGMLCSCKWVEAFRDAASAMEQEKEILLEMIHNIQNSQDMRHISEGEREELNLTANRLMGRTLTVEVSVETIRNAQQQESLLHATKMIDEIVNKLLDDLEDAKMRLMSLYGACTSDVPAGPIDQKFQSVVIGCAIEDQKKIKRRLETLLRNLENSEKSITLLEHQKSSVRQSCNSKQD
- the BAG2 gene encoding BAG family molecular chaperone regulator 2 isoform X1 translates to MAQARISAKASEGAQQQPQQQQQQQSGGQLRGRFYRSTSMADRSSRLLENLDQLELRVEAFRDAASAMEQEKEILLEMIHNIQNSQDMRHISEGEREELNLTANRLMGRTLTVEVSVETIRNAQQQESLLHATKMIDEIVNKLLDDLEDAKMRLMSLYGACTSDVPAGPIDQKFQSVVIGCAIEDQKKIKRRLETLLRNLENSEKSITLLEHQKSSVRQSCNSKQD